In Alteromonas sp. RKMC-009, the genomic stretch CGATGGTCAAACAGTTCACCATCGATAACTTTAGCAACCGTACTCCCTTCACCCTTTGCATATGTATCAGACTGCAGAACCTCCTCATACATTGGGCCCAGATAAACAAAATGTGTACTGAATCCCAAATATTCCATAGTAATTTGGAACTCCATCATCAGTGGTGTTTCTGGCATAGCACCGAATAAAGGACTAAAAGGTTCCCTCGGTTGAAAATCAATCGGGCCGTTTTTTACCTGAACCAGTACGTTTTCATCAAACTTTCCGTCAAGAGGTGTAAACTCTGAATACGCTTGTTTGGAACGCTCTTCGCCTTTCTCATTGGCGTAAACAAAAGCTCGCCACATAACATTTCCACCAAACGGAGCAAGTGCCTTCGCAAGCATATTCGCACCTTGTGCATGAGTACGGCCAAAATCCCCCGGCCCGGGTTGTCCCTCAGAATTCGCCTTTACCAGGAATCCGCCGAAATCGGGTATATCTGCATAAATCTCTGCCACTTTATCCTTCCACCACTGCTGAACTTCGGGATCTATTGGATCTGATGTGGACAAATTACCAATGAGTTGCGGCGAACTGAATTTCACAGATAGATAAACCCTAATTCCATAAGGTCTGAACAGATCAGCCAGTACTTTCACCTTCTCAAGATAATGGGGAGTCAATATGAGAGGGTCCGCATTGACATTATTAAGTACTGTGCCGTTGATACCAACTGACGCGTTGGCTCTGGCATAATCAACATACCGCTGATACCGGTATTCAGGTAATTTGTGCCAATCCCAAATAGACTGCCCCGCATATCCACGCTCTACATGGCGATCAAGATCATCCCAATGATTGAGCACTCTTAAGGAAATTTTTGGGGCCGATATGATATTAAGTGCATGCAAAGGCTTGTGTAACTGTACCTCTTTCAGAAGTCTGAATACCCCGTAAAGCGCCCCGGCATCAGTGTTAGCCAGCACCACTATTTTTGTTTCATTGTTATTCGTAACTTGTTTAACAATGTAACCTTCCCCTTCTGCCCGGCCAATATTGACGGAATACCGCTCAGCGAGTTGAGTTGCATTTTCACCACTGGCCACGAGTAAAGTGGCCTCGTCCGCACCCACATGGCGGGAACGATTTATCATATTACCAAGAGCGAATTGTAGTTCTTCTCTGGCGACCTGCATGGTGTCTGAATCACCGTAGACATGGTAATTTCCTAGCAATTCAGTATAACTTTTTAACAGCTCAGATTGCTGTATAGCATCGTATTTG encodes the following:
- a CDS encoding alpha-glucuronidase family glycosyl hydrolase translates to MRLTLGFHEIRLVILLLRMPYFCRINIRVKYFKDVMKYLIVFFLLVSQCGFASNLFHGEDGYRLWLKYDAIQQSELLKSYTELLGNYHVYGDSDTMQVAREELQFALGNMINRSRHVGADEATLLVASGENATQLAERYSVNIGRAEGEGYIVKQVTNNNETKIVVLANTDAGALYGVFRLLKEVQLHKPLHALNIISAPKISLRVLNHWDDLDRHVERGYAGQSIWDWHKLPEYRYQRYVDYARANASVGINGTVLNNVNADPLILTPHYLEKVKVLADLFRPYGIRVYLSVKFSSPQLIGNLSTSDPIDPEVQQWWKDKVAEIYADIPDFGGFLVKANSEGQPGPGDFGRTHAQGANMLAKALAPFGGNVMWRAFVYANEKGEERSKQAYSEFTPLDGKFDENVLVQVKNGPIDFQPREPFSPLFGAMPETPLMMEFQITMEYLGFSTHFVYLGPMYEEVLQSDTYAKGEGSTVAKVIDGELFDHRISGMAGVSNIGTDRNWTGHIILQSNWYVFGRMAWDPESKASEVAEDWVRMTLSNEKSAVAAITNMMMTSHQTVVDVMTPLGLHHIMGAGHHYGPGPWVDSLGRDDWNSTYYHRAAKDGIGFDRTPEGVNATEQYFSPLKELWSNPQSTPEKYLLWFHHLPWDFEVESSGRPLWDELVYRYFQGAEQVSEMAAKWDDLEGQIDPLQFRQVQMALDIQEKEAIWWRDACVLYFQQFSERPIPAKWFTPKHSLAELKARSFPHAPGQG